From the Gymnogyps californianus isolate 813 chromosome 24, ASM1813914v2, whole genome shotgun sequence genome, one window contains:
- the NDUFA11 gene encoding NADH dehydrogenase [ubiquinone] 1 alpha subcomplex subunit 11, which yields MAGYWDGPEGEECPRRTWLTTRVGAAAGLVGTAYRIILLQPNSALAALQMAAADSVTMATLGAVFGLTTCLSAQIREEPDDPLNYFIGGCATGAVLGARAHSYMTGTTACLGFGITAALMKIGNKEGWRLTGPPKL from the exons ATGGCGGGCTACTGGGACGGCCCCGAGGGCGAGGAGTGCCCGCGCCGCACCTGGCTCACCACCCGTGTGGGCGCCGCCGCGG GCTTGGTCGGGACGGCCTACCGCATTATACTGCTGCAGCCCAACTCGGCCCTGGCCGCCTTGCAGATGGCAGCCGCGGACAGCGTCACCATGG CTACACTAGGAGCTGTGTTTGGCTTGACTACCTGCCTCAGCGCCCAAATCCGAGAGGAACCAGACGATCCCTTGAACTATTTCATAGGAGGCTGCGCAACAGGAGCTGTCTTAGGTGCAAGAG ctCACAGTTACATGACCGGTACCACCGCATGTTTGGGGTTTGGCATTACCGCTGCTCTAATGAAGATAGGTAACAAGGAGGGCTGGAGGCTGACGGGACCTCCCAAGCTGTAG
- the KLHL33 gene encoding LOW QUALITY PROTEIN: kelch-like protein 33 (The sequence of the model RefSeq protein was modified relative to this genomic sequence to represent the inferred CDS: inserted 1 base in 1 codon) produces the protein MWVAEGPAPAQWSLRDGAHAGHFLATADHLRTAGQLVDVAVGPEGDVAHAVVLASISSFFLRFLEGRTRELRQDPPPCVPLPPGATLWGWRAVLAFAYGGTVPHGREKEVEEAARALGAPRVVAACAPRLESDPQEGGPEPLEEQWETLRAMEQLHASGLGCDLQLQAGNEVIPVQRLALSCSCDFFRALFTCPMREATHDPVAPLPTGLSPAELRLLLSFAYTGAVAGPWPAVLEAAETSLRYQAWGLLTLCLDVFTRGLTPETGLDVLAFAVAYGLAQVGRVAEDYILATFPSVVATPAFLDVPAHLLIRLLRSDRLNVLHELEALEAASRWLMANGDGQEDLAKEVLSSVRFALMSGRELKKVPSVTAGVADPKVLHELVVASLAPMAQLPCRVRSSQEVLVVCGGDKLTANLAARKPSRHLWFAHRYLSAVGLVKQVEWRALGQFPDGPRFRHAVAVVGNILYILGGKCYYGAHDTLASVYRYQPMDDSWEHLASMTCGRSYFAAVALGDFIYALGGSSRELYCTDTVECYDLANDTWRRCQPLPMALCGHAACALDGALYVSGGCDEACQCQASLLRYIPGAPATLLAPMNGQRAGHIMEEAGGQLYVAGGLCQRDGQTGYRDQLAFEVYSPKLDIWVLLSPLPHAHVVGGAAVXGGELLVLGGYSHETYKDTHLIHAYQPGTRRWITRGTLPHAYTDLQACVLTVPPALRGPSCLEEPSRSPETPNNT, from the exons ATGTGGGTTGCAGAGGGGCCGGCCCCAGCCCAGTGGAGCCTACGGGACGGGGCCCACGCCGGACACTTCCTGGCCACGGCTGACCACCTCCGCACCGCAGGACAGCTGGTGGATGTGGCCGTGGGCCCGGAGGGCGACGTGGCCCATGCCGTGGTCCTGGCCTCCAtcagctccttcttcctccGCTTCCTGGAGGGCAGGACCAGAGAGCTGCGCCAGGACCCCCCACCCTGTGTCCCCCTGCCACCTGGGGCCACGCTGTGGGGCTGGCGGGCCGTGCTCGCCTTTGCCTATGGGGGAACTGTGCCCCATGGCCGggagaaggaggtggaggaggccGCCCGGGCCCTGGGGGCCCCCCGGGTGGTGGCCGCCTGTGCACCGCGGCTGGAGAGTGACCCCCAGGAGGGAGGTCCTGAGCCTCTGGAGGAGCAGTGGGAGACGCTAAGAGCCATGGAGCAGCTCCATGCCAGCGGCCTGGGCTGTGACCTCCAGCTCCAGGCAGGGAACGAGGTCATCCCAG TTCAGCGCCTGGCCCTGAGCTGCTCCTGTGACTTCTTCCGGGCCCTCTTCACTTGCCCCATGCGGGAGGCCACCCATGACCCCGTGGCCCCACTGCCCACGGGGCTGTCCCCAGCCGAGCTgcgcctcctcctctccttcgCCTACACAGGGGCTGTGGCAGGGCCGTGGCCTGCGGTCCTGGAGGCAGCCGAGACCTCCCTGCGCTACCAGGCCTGGGGGCTCCTCACCCTCTGCCTGGATGTTTTTACCCGTGGCCTGACCCCAGAAACTGGCCTGGACGTGCTGGCCTTTGCTGTGGCTTACGGGCTGGCCCAGGTGGGCCGCGTAGCAGAGGACTACATCTTGGCCACCTTCCCCAGTGTGGTGGCCACACCGGCATTCCTGGATGTTCCTGCACACCTTCTCATCCGCCTCCTCCGCTCTGACCGTCTCAATGTCCTCCATGAACTGGAGGCCTTGGAAGCAGCATCCCGATGGCTTATGGCCAATGGAGATGGCCAAGAGGATCTAGCCAAGGAAGTCCTGTCATCTGTTCGCTTTGCCCTCATGTCCGGCCGGGAGCTGAAGAAGGTCCCATCAGTGACCGCAGGGGTAGCTGACCCAAAGGTCCTCCACGAGCTCGTGGTAGCAAGTTTGGCCCCCATGGCCCAGCTGCCATGCCGGGTGCGTTCCTCGCAAGAGGTGCTGGTGGTTTGTGGTGGAGACAAACTGACGGCCAACCTGGCTGCCCGGAAGCCCAGCAGACACCTCTGGTTTGCCCACCGCTACCTCAGTGCTGTGGGGCTGGTGAAGCAGGTGGAGTGGCGGGCACTGGGACAATTTCCTGATGGTCCACGCTTCCGCCATGCTGTAGCTGTGGTGGGCAACATCCTCTACATCCTGGGTGGAAAGTGCTACTATGGGGCCCATGACACCCTGGCCAGTGTCTACAG GTATCAGCCTATGGACGATTCCTGGGAGCACCTGGCCAGCATGACCTGTGGGCGGAGCTACTTTGCTGCTGTGGCACTTGGGGATTTCATCTATGCCCTGGGGGGCAGCTCGAGGGAGCTCTACTGCACAGACACTGTGGAGTGCTATGACCTGGCCAACGACACCTGGAG GAGGTGCCAGCCCCTGCCGATGGCTCTGTGTGGGCACGCAGCCTGTGCCCTGGATGGTGCCCTCTACGTGTCAGGGGGGTGTGACGAGGCGTGCCAGTGCCAGGCATCCTTGCTGCGCTACATCCCAGGTGCGCCTGCCACACTCCTGGCCCCCATGAATGGCCAGCGAGCTGGCCACATCATGGAGGAGGCAGGTGGGCAGCTCTATGTGGCTGGGGGGCTGTGCCAGCGGGATGGGCAGACTGGCTACAGGGACCAGCTGGCCTTTGAGGTCTACAGCCCCAAGTTGGACATCTGGGTCCTCCTCAGCCCCCTGCCCCATGCCCATGTAGTTGGGGGCgcagctg ctgggggggAACTGCTCGTACTGGGAGGGTACAGTCATGAGACGTACAAGGACACCCACTTGATCCACGCCTACCAGCCAGGGACCCGGCGCTGGATCACCCGGGGCACCTTGCCCCAT